A window of Deltaproteobacteria bacterium contains these coding sequences:
- a CDS encoding endonuclease Q family protein, translated as MKIIADLHVHSKYSRATSKSMDVNNIAYWAKRKGINLVGTGDFTHPAYLKELKNKLVEPGNGILEPNAASDGINFILSTEISNIYTYKGKTRRVHNIILAPSFNVVEKINHALLSFGRLDYDGRPIFGFNAKDLVKLTMDISDRCMIIPAHAWTPWYSVFGSNSGFDSIEECFDEQTKNIYAIETGLSSDPPMNWRVKSLDGITLVSNSDAHSPDKLGREANVFECEMDYDAVTDAVKSKDKKRFLFTIEFYPEEGKYHFDGHRACNISLSPEQTVRYDGICPVCHKPLTIGVMNRVLRLATRNEGFIPQDAIPFRHTIPLKEIMSFILSVGVNTKKIEKIYDTAIDKGVSEMDILLDLPVNELKKLLPEEIAAGIMHVRNGNVNLTPGYDGVYGSIGIVSGDREPPQNRLF; from the coding sequence ATGAAGATCATAGCTGATCTGCATGTTCATTCAAAATACAGCAGGGCGACGAGTAAGAGCATGGATGTTAATAACATCGCTTACTGGGCAAAAAGAAAAGGCATTAACCTTGTAGGGACCGGTGATTTTACGCATCCGGCATACTTGAAAGAACTTAAAAATAAATTGGTGGAACCCGGTAATGGTATTCTTGAACCAAACGCAGCAAGTGATGGTATTAACTTCATTCTTTCTACAGAGATAAGTAATATCTATACGTATAAGGGTAAAACGAGACGCGTTCATAACATAATTCTTGCCCCGTCTTTTAATGTCGTTGAAAAAATAAATCATGCACTTTTAAGCTTTGGCAGACTCGATTATGATGGCAGACCCATATTTGGTTTTAATGCAAAGGATCTTGTAAAACTTACTATGGACATTTCCGACAGATGCATGATCATTCCCGCACACGCATGGACACCATGGTATTCTGTATTTGGCTCAAACTCGGGATTTGATTCCATCGAGGAATGTTTCGACGAACAGACAAAAAATATCTATGCAATAGAAACGGGTTTATCGTCTGATCCTCCGATGAACTGGCGTGTTAAATCCCTTGACGGGATCACGCTCGTTTCTAACTCGGATGCTCATTCACCCGATAAACTTGGAAGGGAGGCAAACGTATTTGAATGTGAAATGGATTATGATGCTGTTACCGATGCCGTAAAAAGCAAGGATAAAAAGAGGTTTCTTTTTACGATAGAATTCTATCCTGAAGAGGGTAAGTATCACTTTGACGGTCACAGGGCTTGTAATATCAGTCTTTCGCCTGAGCAGACGGTACGGTATGATGGTATATGTCCTGTTTGTCATAAACCTTTAACCATCGGCGTGATGAACAGGGTGTTAAGGCTCGCAACTCGTAACGAAGGTTTTATTCCGCAGGATGCGATACCGTTTAGGCACACTATTCCATTAAAAGAGATCATGTCATTTATATTGTCTGTTGGAGTAAATACTAAAAAGATAGAAAAGATATACGATACGGCTATTGATAAAGGAGTAAGTGAAATGGACATCCTGCTGGATCTTCCTGTGAATGAACTTAAAAAACTGCTGCCTGAAGAAATCGCAGCAGGTATTATGCATGTAAGAAATGGCAATGTTAATCTGACGCCAGGGTATGACGGTGTTTATGGCAGTATCGGCATTGTTAGCGGGGATAGAGAACCACCTCAGAACAGATTATTTTAA
- the amrS gene encoding AmmeMemoRadiSam system radical SAM enzyme, which produces MKIEARYYVKKENKKVRCELCPYDCLIGEGHRGVCGIRINERGVLYATTYNTVSSIHLDPIEKKPLYHFYPGSSILSVGALGCSFNCMFCQNWELVEGNVSTHETTKEQLYEYAKKMDSIGIAYTYNEPFIWFEFVYDTARYFREKDMKNVLITNGFVNIEPLEELIPYIDAMNIDLKAIEDDFYKLVCKGKLEPVKNTIEYAIKSGVHVELTNLLVTGYNTDEEKIKALVDYVASLGKDTILHFSRYFPSYKLDAPPTPNETLEFAYKYAKKKLNYVYMGNVVDSKTDTTFCPKCGNILIERIGYSLKIKGLKGTKCDRCGEEIKIVNH; this is translated from the coding sequence ATGAAGATAGAGGCACGATACTATGTAAAAAAAGAAAATAAAAAGGTGAGATGTGAGTTATGCCCGTATGATTGTCTGATTGGAGAAGGGCATAGAGGCGTATGCGGTATAAGGATCAATGAACGCGGTGTGCTTTATGCAACAACGTATAATACGGTGAGTTCTATACATCTTGATCCAATTGAAAAGAAACCTTTGTATCATTTCTATCCAGGTTCATCCATCTTATCTGTTGGAGCACTTGGATGCAGCTTTAATTGTATGTTCTGCCAGAATTGGGAGCTCGTTGAAGGCAATGTGTCGACTCATGAAACGACAAAAGAGCAATTGTACGAATACGCGAAAAAGATGGATTCAATCGGGATTGCATATACATATAATGAGCCGTTTATATGGTTTGAATTTGTTTATGATACTGCGAGATATTTTCGTGAAAAGGACATGAAGAATGTTCTTATAACAAACGGATTTGTAAATATAGAGCCGCTTGAAGAATTGATACCGTATATTGACGCTATGAATATAGATTTGAAGGCAATAGAAGATGATTTTTATAAATTGGTGTGCAAAGGCAAACTTGAGCCCGTAAAGAACACAATTGAGTATGCGATAAAAAGCGGTGTTCATGTTGAATTAACAAACCTGCTTGTAACCGGATACAATACCGACGAAGAAAAAATCAAAGCACTTGTTGATTATGTTGCATCACTCGGTAAAGACACGATACTTCATTTTTCAAGATACTTTCCTTCTTACAAACTCGATGCACCGCCAACACCTAATGAAACACTTGAATTCGCTTATAAATATGCAAAAAAGAAATTGAACTATGTGTATATGGGTAATGTCGTTGATTCAAAGACGGATACAACTTTTTGCCCTAAATGCGGGAACATTCTTATTGAGCGCATCGGTTATTCGTTAAAGATAAAAGGGCTTAAAGGTACAAAATGCGACAGGTGCGGTGAAGAAATAAAAATAGTCAATCATTAA
- the trpA gene encoding tryptophan synthase subunit alpha, translating to MTDRIKNTFDTLAERGEKAFIAYIMAGDPGIEKTQVYVEALISGGADIIELGMPFSDPIADGPTIQKAAQRALQSKTNITKILTLVGNMRKISGIPVILMGYINPVLKYGVTRFFKDAAYNGVDGVILPDLPLEEIDNVKKYAEQAGIDMILLAAPTSDRERLLELSKHTRGFLYYISTTGVTGSAKKIDSKVFDSIKWIKRHTKKPVVVGFGISTPQQAAMVSSIADGIVVGSAFIKFIEKSKDAREQLKALAHELKIAISEK from the coding sequence ATGACCGATCGCATTAAAAATACCTTTGATACATTGGCTGAACGCGGTGAAAAGGCATTCATCGCATACATTATGGCAGGCGATCCGGGCATAGAGAAGACGCAAGTTTACGTTGAAGCACTTATAAGCGGCGGGGCTGATATTATAGAGCTCGGTATGCCGTTTTCGGATCCCATTGCAGACGGACCGACGATACAAAAGGCGGCACAGCGTGCGCTGCAATCAAAAACAAATATCACAAAGATACTTACCCTTGTTGGAAACATGCGAAAAATATCCGGCATACCTGTCATACTTATGGGTTATATAAACCCAGTGCTTAAATACGGGGTCACCAGATTTTTTAAGGATGCCGCGTACAACGGTGTGGATGGTGTTATCCTGCCGGACCTGCCGCTTGAAGAGATCGACAATGTGAAGAAATACGCTGAACAAGCTGGCATTGATATGATCCTGCTTGCAGCCCCAACATCGGACAGAGAAAGGCTTTTGGAGCTGTCAAAACATACGCGCGGTTTTCTCTACTATATATCCACGACAGGTGTAACCGGATCAGCAAAAAAGATCGACAGCAAGGTGTTTGACAGTATTAAGTGGATTAAGAGGCATACGAAAAAGCCGGTAGTGGTTGGTTTTGGCATCTCAACCCCGCAGCAGGCGGCGATGGTATCGAGTATTGCAGATGGCATTGTTGTAGGCAGCGCATTCATAAAATTTATTGAGAAATCCAAAGATGCAAGAGAACAACTTAAAGCTCTTGCCCATGAATTAAAAATTGCAATAAGTGAAAAATAG
- the trpB gene encoding tryptophan synthase subunit beta gives MATKKHKLPDHHGYFGEYGGRFVPETLIHALRELEDRYRRIVRTTSFQKELKYYLEHYVGRPTPLYFAERMSADLGGAKVYLKREDLAHTGAHKINNTVGQVLLAKSLGKKRIIAETGAGQHGVATATAAALFGLSCEVYMGDLDVKRQALNVDRMRLLGTKVVPVYSGSMTLKDAMNEAIRDWVTNVETTHYVIGSVAGPHPYPEMVRYFQSVIGTETKKQIMRFEGRLPDSLIACIGGGSNSMGLFYPFIKNDKVELIGVEAGGLGIKSGKHGASLTVGERGVLHGTMTKILMDQDGQIVNPYSISAGLDYPGVGPELSYLKDTGRLKVYTANDDEVLSAAVYLSKKEGIIPALESAHAIAFARKYVKRLPKRAVVIINISGRGDKDMGIIRENIEFENDNGKFKK, from the coding sequence ATGGCGACAAAAAAACATAAACTTCCCGATCATCACGGCTATTTTGGCGAGTACGGCGGCAGGTTTGTTCCTGAGACGCTTATTCATGCATTGCGTGAGCTTGAGGACCGGTACAGGCGTATTGTTCGTACAACTTCGTTCCAGAAAGAACTTAAGTATTATCTTGAACATTACGTAGGCAGGCCGACGCCGCTTTATTTTGCAGAAAGGATGAGTGCAGATCTCGGGGGTGCAAAGGTATATCTGAAAAGGGAAGACCTTGCCCATACCGGCGCTCACAAAATAAACAATACAGTGGGTCAGGTGCTTCTGGCAAAAAGTCTCGGTAAGAAACGCATCATAGCAGAAACAGGTGCAGGCCAGCATGGCGTTGCAACCGCCACTGCTGCAGCATTGTTTGGACTTTCATGTGAAGTTTACATGGGTGACCTTGATGTCAAACGTCAGGCACTCAACGTTGACAGGATGAGACTGCTTGGTACAAAGGTAGTTCCTGTTTATTCGGGATCCATGACGCTGAAAGACGCTATGAATGAGGCAATACGTGACTGGGTTACAAATGTTGAAACTACGCACTATGTAATAGGTTCTGTAGCCGGGCCGCATCCTTATCCGGAGATGGTCAGGTACTTTCAGTCTGTTATAGGGACTGAGACTAAGAAACAGATTATGCGGTTTGAGGGCAGGCTTCCAGATTCACTGATTGCATGTATAGGCGGCGGCAGTAATTCAATGGGCCTGTTTTATCCGTTCATAAAAAATGATAAGGTTGAACTTATTGGTGTTGAAGCCGGAGGCCTTGGTATAAAATCAGGGAAACACGGGGCTTCCTTAACTGTCGGTGAAAGGGGTGTTTTGCACGGTACTATGACAAAGATCCTTATGGATCAAGACGGGCAGATCGTAAATCCATACTCCATATCAGCGGGGCTTGATTATCCCGGTGTCGGACCAGAACTCAGCTATCTGAAAGATACAGGAAGGCTCAAGGTTTATACTGCAAACGATGATGAGGTGCTTTCTGCAGCGGTCTACCTGTCAAAAAAGGAAGGTATTATACCGGCGCTTGAAAGCGCGCATGCAATTGCATTTGCAAGAAAGTACGTAAAAAGGTTGCCGAAAAGAGCTGTTGTTATAATAAATATATCAGGCAGAGGCGATAAGGATATGGGTATTATAAGGGAAAATATTGAGTTCGAAAATGATAACGGAAAGTTTAAAAAATAA
- a CDS encoding Xaa-Pro peptidase family protein gives MNYRQKKLISLINRSQLNTAVLTSRANKHYFTGYEYEEGYIVINENEIKLFVDPRFTIYAKQEIGGLDVVESKEPFIELIGYLKSFKRIGFDGSGIRYNTFMKLTSELNKNPISFIEDSLLKMRSIKDAEEIDFIRQGADASGIAINKLIGSINTGMTEKEIAFMLNLELIKAGADDISFDTIVAFDEKTAYAHALPSNAIIIGGKHTMLCDFGAVVKGYHTDETHTFFIGDAGSDLKKVYNIVLDAHDRAIDAIKTGIRASSLDHRVRELFDKHGYGKYFGHALGHGVGLDIHESPSISNKSKDVLKNGMVFTIEPGIYIPGWGGIRIESIILLTDRGKEILTIRDRLNPVIKLEV, from the coding sequence ATGAACTATCGTCAAAAAAAGCTAATAAGTCTTATTAATAGATCACAACTAAATACGGCTGTTCTTACTTCAAGGGCAAATAAACATTACTTTACCGGTTACGAGTATGAAGAAGGCTATATCGTAATCAACGAGAATGAGATAAAACTGTTTGTTGATCCCAGATTTACTATTTATGCAAAACAGGAGATCGGCGGGTTGGACGTTGTTGAATCAAAAGAGCCTTTTATAGAACTCATTGGATATTTGAAAAGTTTTAAACGTATCGGCTTTGACGGCTCGGGTATCCGGTACAATACTTTTATGAAGTTAACTTCAGAATTAAATAAAAACCCTATAAGCTTCATTGAGGATTCTTTGCTTAAGATGCGATCAATAAAAGATGCAGAGGAGATTGACTTTATAAGACAGGGTGCTGATGCCTCAGGTATCGCAATAAATAAATTAATCGGAAGTATTAACACCGGGATGACAGAAAAAGAGATTGCTTTTATGTTGAACCTTGAACTTATAAAAGCAGGCGCCGATGATATTTCATTTGATACAATAGTTGCATTTGATGAGAAAACGGCTTATGCTCATGCTTTACCATCTAACGCTATAATCATCGGAGGAAAGCACACAATGTTATGCGATTTTGGTGCGGTTGTTAAAGGCTATCATACCGATGAGACACACACATTTTTTATTGGTGATGCAGGTAGCGATTTGAAAAAGGTCTACAACATTGTACTCGATGCCCATGATAGGGCAATAGATGCTATAAAGACAGGAATTAGGGCATCATCACTTGATCATCGTGTACGAGAGCTATTTGATAAGCATGGCTATGGAAAGTATTTTGGACATGCACTCGGACATGGTGTGGGACTTGATATACATGAATCTCCGTCCATAAGTAATAAGTCAAAGGATGTTTTAAAGAACGGCATGGTTTTTACAATCGAGCCTGGCATTTACATACCAGGCTGGGGCGGCATAAGAATAGAAAGCATTATACTCTTAACGGATAGAGGTAAAGAGATATTAACCATACGGGATAGGCTTAATCCTGTTATAAAACTGGAGGTATAG
- the accB gene encoding acetyl-CoA carboxylase biotin carboxyl carrier protein, with protein sequence MDTNSIKELLAIIEEKKDIIEIEYSKGDEKIRITRQLVKAAGPSTERFQKKGLAEEQTMLQKTEQDVHSLTINSPFVGTFYSAPSPSDKPFVEIGDIVKKGQTIGIVEAMKLMNEIEADADGKIVQVLKKDGEAVEFGEPIFIIEPQG encoded by the coding sequence GTGGATACAAATAGTATAAAAGAATTATTAGCAATCATAGAAGAGAAAAAAGATATTATAGAGATAGAATACAGTAAAGGTGATGAGAAGATCAGAATAACAAGACAATTGGTAAAGGCTGCAGGGCCTTCCACAGAAAGGTTCCAGAAGAAGGGCTTGGCGGAAGAGCAAACGATGCTTCAAAAAACAGAACAGGATGTGCATAGTCTAACCATCAATTCTCCATTCGTTGGTACATTCTATTCTGCCCCATCTCCAAGCGACAAACCATTTGTTGAAATAGGGGATATCGTTAAAAAAGGCCAGACCATAGGCATTGTTGAGGCAATGAAACTCATGAATGAAATAGAGGCCGATGCAGATGGAAAAATCGTACAGGTATTAAAAAAGGATGGCGAAGCTGTAGAATTTGGCGAACCAATATTTATTATCGAGCCTCAAGGTTAG
- the accC gene encoding acetyl-CoA carboxylase biotin carboxylase subunit — protein sequence MFSKVLVANRSEVAVRIIRSLKEMGIKSVAVYSTVDRDALHTRLADEKVCIGSAQSRYSYLNASAIISAAQLKGADAIHPGYGFLSEDPGFAEVCEQVGIKFIGPKAQDIELMGNKLKAREYVNRLGIQVLPGTFEEIEDEQHAIKIAKEIGFPLIIKASAGGGGRGMKIVYEEAQMPNIIKIAKAEAKGAFGNESLYIERYFENARHIEVQIMGDGNGNVIALGERECSIQRRHQKFIEESPSIAVNDKLRDRMMDVAVKITKRINYKGAGTVEFLLDDKNRFYFMEMNTRLQVEHPVTELVTGTDIVVMQIRMAAGEKLSVSQKDIRINGHAIECRINAEDPETFIPSAGRITQYIPPGGPGVRIDGAGFAGAEIPSYYDSLIAKLIVWDHDRPSAIKKMLRALDEFIIEGVKTNILLHKKIISSKEFLIDHITTRFVEKFI from the coding sequence ATGTTTTCCAAAGTACTTGTGGCAAACAGATCCGAGGTCGCTGTCAGAATTATACGCTCATTAAAAGAGATGGGTATAAAATCCGTTGCTGTGTATTCTACCGTTGACAGAGATGCACTTCATACGAGACTTGCGGATGAAAAAGTTTGTATAGGTTCTGCACAGAGCAGATACAGTTATCTTAATGCGTCTGCTATAATAAGCGCTGCACAGTTAAAAGGTGCTGACGCAATACATCCTGGATATGGTTTTCTTTCGGAGGATCCTGGTTTTGCAGAAGTCTGTGAACAGGTTGGAATAAAGTTTATAGGACCAAAGGCACAGGACATAGAACTCATGGGTAACAAGCTCAAGGCTAGGGAGTACGTCAATAGACTTGGCATCCAGGTGCTTCCTGGTACATTTGAAGAAATCGAGGACGAACAGCACGCCATAAAGATTGCAAAAGAAATAGGATTCCCTTTGATCATAAAGGCATCCGCAGGCGGCGGAGGCAGAGGCATGAAGATAGTCTATGAAGAGGCACAGATGCCCAATATTATTAAGATCGCAAAAGCAGAGGCAAAGGGTGCATTCGGCAATGAATCTCTTTATATCGAGAGATATTTTGAAAACGCAAGGCACATAGAGGTTCAGATTATGGGCGATGGGAATGGTAATGTAATAGCTCTTGGAGAGAGGGAGTGTTCAATTCAACGCAGGCATCAAAAGTTTATAGAAGAATCACCTTCAATAGCTGTTAATGATAAATTAAGGGACAGGATGATGGATGTCGCCGTCAAAATCACAAAACGCATAAATTACAAAGGTGCCGGTACAGTAGAATTTCTTCTCGATGATAAAAATAGATTCTATTTTATGGAGATGAATACAAGGCTTCAGGTCGAGCATCCTGTGACAGAACTCGTCACAGGTACAGATATCGTTGTCATGCAGATAAGGATGGCCGCGGGAGAAAAACTTAGCGTATCTCAAAAAGATATAAGAATTAACGGCCACGCAATAGAATGCAGAATCAATGCTGAGGACCCCGAAACATTTATTCCAAGCGCGGGTAGGATTACACAGTATATTCCCCCCGGCGGCCCTGGTGTTAGAATTGATGGTGCAGGCTTTGCAGGAGCAGAGATACCTTCATACTATGATTCGCTTATTGCCAAATTAATCGTATGGGATCATGACAGGCCCTCAGCAATAAAAAAGATGTTAAGGGCACTCGATGAATTCATTATAGAAGGGGTTAAAACAAATATACTTCTGCACAAAAAGATAATTTCAAGCAAGGAATTCCTGATAGACCATATTACGACAAGGTTTGTAGAGAAATTCATTTGA